In Streptococcus porcinus, the genomic window TATCAAGTATCGAATTGGCAAGATTTGACAACTGCTATTCATAAAACGACAGAGGACATAAAAAAAGGTCAGTCGATACCGGTGACAGTTAAATCAAAAGGTGCTGAGAAAGTCATTAATGTTAAACCTAAAAAGATAAAAAACACCTATGTTATTGGAACTCGAGTAGGTTTGAAAACGAGTTTAAAAGATAAAATAGTGGGTGGTTTTCAGATGGCTCTAAGAGGGGCAACGATTATTATCATTGCTTTAAAAAATCTTATTCTGAGTTTTAGCTTAGATAAACTCGGTGGCCCAGTTGCTATGTATCAAATGTCTAACGAAGCAGCTCAGAATGGGTTGGAATCAGTACTGTCCTTGATGGGTATGCTATCTATAAACTTGGGAATTTTTAATCTTATTCCGATTCCAGCATTAGATGGTGGTAAAATTCTCATGAATATCATTGAAGCTATTCGTCGTAAACCACTGAAACAAGAAACAGAGACCTATATTACAATTGCAGGAGTAGCTGTTATGTTGGTATTGATGATAGCTGTAACCTGGAATGATATTATGCGCGCTTTTTTCTAAGTTAAGAGGAGAAAAAAAGAATAATGAAACAATCTAAAATGTTAATTCCAACCTTGCGCGAAATGCCAAGCGATGCTCAGGTCATTAGTCATGCCTTGATGTTACGTGCTGGATATGTCCGTCAAGTATCTGCTGGAATATATGCTTACTTACCACTTGCTAATCGTACAATTGAGAAATTAAAAGGGATTATGCGTCAAGAGTTTGATAAGATTGGTGCTGTAGAAATGTTAGCACCAGCCTTATTGACAGCAGATCTATGGCGTGAATCAGGTCGATATGAAACCTATGGTGAAGACCTCTATAAATTAAAAAATCGAGAATCATCCGACTTTATTCTAGGTCCAACTCATGAAGAAACATTCACAACCTTGATTCGTGATGCAGTTAAATCTTACAAGCAACTCCCTCTTAATCTCTATCAAATTCAAGCCAAATACCGCGATGAAAAACGTCCCCGCAATGGCTTGTTAAGAACCCGTGAATTCATCATGAAAGATGGTTATAGTTTCCACCAAAATGATGAAGATTTGGACATTACTTATGAAGATTACCGCAAAGCCTATGAAGCGATTTTCACAAGAGCTGGCCTTGAATTTAAAGGTATTATTGGTGATGGTGGTGCTATGGGTGGCAAAGATTCACAAGAATTTATGGCAATTACACCTGATAGAACTGATTTAAATCGTTGGTTGGTTCTTGATAAATCCATTCCTAACTTAGAGTCTATTCCTGAAGATGTGTTAGAAAAAATAAAGACAGAACTAAGCGCTTGGATGGTCTCTGGAGAAGACACAATAGCTTACTCTAGCGAGTCAAGCTATGCGGCTAATTTAGAAATGGCTAGCAATGCTTATAATCCTAGCACAAAAGTTGAAGCCCAAGATGCTCTAGAAGAAATAGCAACTCCAGATTGTAAAACAATTGATCAAGTTGCAGCCTTTTTAAATCGCGAACCGGAATCAACAATCAAAACTTTACTCTTCATGGCAGACGGTAAACCGTTGGTTACTTTATTAGTTGGTAATGACCAAGTTAATGATGTTAAATTGAAAAATTACCTAGGCGTTGACTTTTTAGAAGTGGCTACTGAAGAAGAAGCGCAATCAGTTTTTGGTGCTTCTTTTGGATCGTTGGGTCCTATCAACTTAGCAAGTGACA contains:
- a CDS encoding proline--tRNA ligase, whose amino-acid sequence is MKQSKMLIPTLREMPSDAQVISHALMLRAGYVRQVSAGIYAYLPLANRTIEKLKGIMRQEFDKIGAVEMLAPALLTADLWRESGRYETYGEDLYKLKNRESSDFILGPTHEETFTTLIRDAVKSYKQLPLNLYQIQAKYRDEKRPRNGLLRTREFIMKDGYSFHQNDEDLDITYEDYRKAYEAIFTRAGLEFKGIIGDGGAMGGKDSQEFMAITPDRTDLNRWLVLDKSIPNLESIPEDVLEKIKTELSAWMVSGEDTIAYSSESSYAANLEMASNAYNPSTKVEAQDALEEIATPDCKTIDQVAAFLNREPESTIKTLLFMADGKPLVTLLVGNDQVNDVKLKNYLGVDFLEVATEEEAQSVFGASFGSLGPINLASDIRIVADRKVQDLANAVTGANKDGYHLIGVNPERDFHAEYVDIREVKEGEISPDGHGVLRFARGIEIGHIFKLGTRYSKSLGATILDENGRAVPIVMGCYGIGVSRILSAVIEQHARLFVNKTPKGDYRFAWGINFPEELAPFDVHLITVNTKDQDAQDLTSKVEHDLMTKGYEVLTDDRNERVGSKFSDSDLIGLPIRITVGKKASEGIVEIKIKASGDSIEVHADNIIETLDILTKK